One region of Quercus lobata isolate SW786 chromosome 2, ValleyOak3.0 Primary Assembly, whole genome shotgun sequence genomic DNA includes:
- the LOC115969186 gene encoding aminopeptidase M1-like isoform X2: protein MMEQLKGQPRLPKFAVPKRYDIWLKPNLSTCKFAGSVAIELNIVADTSFIVLNVAELSIDTASLSFTHHPATTNSSNSNQVLKPLYVDVVEEDEILVLDFADTLPIGLGLLTITFKGTLNDKTKGFYTSTYEHNGEKKNMAVTQFEPADARRCFPCWDEPACKAMFKITLDVPSQLVALSNMPVIEEKVDGDLKTVSYQESPIMSTYLVAIVIGLFDYVEHLTSDGIKVRVYCQVGKVNQGNFALDVAVRTLELYKEYFAVPYFLPKLDMVAIPDFAFGAMENYGLVTFCETNLIYDNQHSAAANKQRVVIAVAHELAHQWFGNLVTMEWWTHLWLNKGFATWVSYLAANHLFPEWEVWTQFLNDYTEGLRLDGLAESHPIEVEINHAREIDEIFFDTMSDKKCASVIQMLQSYLGAECFQRSLASYIKKFACSNAKAEDLWAALEEGSGEPVNQLMNSWTKQKGYPIVSVKVKDRKLVFEQSQFLASGSIGDGQWIVPITLCRGSYDVHKNFLLQTKSETLDMKDLPSDGSKLASSWVKLNVNQTGFYRVKYDEDLAAKLRYAIENKYLSATDRFGILDDSFALCMACQQPLNSLLTLMGAYSGELEYTVLSNLINISYKVERIAADANPALLECVKQFFITLFLRSAMKLGWEPKKGESHLDAMLRGEVWTALAVFGYDPTLKEASRRFHAFLDDRNTPLLHPDIRKAAYVAVMRRVSSSNRFGFESLLRVYRETDLNQEKTRVLSSLTSSPDPSIILEALNFLLSSEVRTQDAVLGLAVSREGRETAWAWLKDNWEHISKTWSSGYLITHFVNSIVSPFASFEKANEIEEFFANRAEPKIARTLKQSIEQVHINANWVQSVQNE from the exons ATGATGGAGCAATTAAAAGGGCAACCTCGGCTTCCAAAATTTGCTGTCCCAAAACGCTATGACATATGGCTAAAACCAAACCTGAGCACATGCAAGTTTGCTGGGTCCGTGGCTATCGAGCTCAACATCGTGGCGGATACTAGCTTCATCGTCCTCAATGTGGCTGAACTCTCCATTGATACCGCCTCTTTATCTTTCACTCATCACCCAGCTACTACAAACTCTTCTAATTCTAACCAG GTGTTGAAGCctttatatgttgatgtggTTGAGGAGGATGAGATTTTGGTTTTGGACTTTGCTGACACACTTCCCATTGGGCTCGGACTTCTCACCATCACTTTTAAAGGAACTTTGAACGACAAAACGAAGGGCTTCTATACAAG TACATATGAGCACAATGGTGAGAAGAAGAATATGGCAGTTACACAGTTTGAACCAGCTGATGCTAGGCGATGCTTTCCATGTTGGGATGAACCTGCTTGCAAG GCGATGTTCAAAATTACATTGGATGTGCCATCACAATTAGTAGCTCTTTCCAACATGCCAGTTATTGAAGAAAAAGTGGATGGGGATCTGAAGACAGTTTCATATCAAGAATCACCCATCATGTCTACATATTTGGTGGCAATTGTAATTGGTTTGTTTGATTATGTCGAACATCTTACATCTGATG GAATTAAAGTTCGAGTATACTGTCAGGTTGGTAAAGTAAATCAAGGGAATTTCGCATTGGATGTTGCTGTTAGGACACTTGAATTGTACAAAGA ATACTTTGCTGTGCCTTACTTTCTTCCCAAATTGGATATGGTTGCGATTCCTGATTTTGCTTTTGGGGCCATGGAAAATTATGGTTTGGTTACATTCTGTGAAACAAATTTGATCTATGACAATCAGCATTCTGCAGCTGCTAATAAGCAGAGG gttgTGATTGCCGTAGCCCACGAACTAGCACATCAGTGGTTTGGCAATCTTGTAACGATGGAATGGTGGACTCATTTGTGGCTGAATAAGGGGTTCGCAACATGG GTCAGTTATTTAGCAGCTAATCACTTGTTCCCAGAATGGGAAGTGTGGACTCAGTTTCTTAATGACTACACAGAAGGACTTAGGCTGGATGGGCTTGCAGAGTCCCATCCCATTGAG GTGGAGATAAATCATGCTAGAGAGATTGATGAAATCTTTTTTGACACAATGAGTGACAAAAAATGTGCATCTGTTATCCAGATGCTGCAAAGCTATCTTGGTGCCGAATGCTTCCAG AGGTCACTTgcttcatatataaaaaaatttgcttgCTCAAATGCAAAAGCAGAAGATTTATGGGCTGCGCTTGAGGAGGGATCCGGTGAGCCTGTGAACCAACTAATGAATTCATGGACAAAGCAAAAGGGGTACCCAATTGTCTCTGTCAAGGTCAAAGATCGGAAATTGGTGTTTGAGCAG TCACAATTTTTGGCAAGTGGTTCTATTGGGGATGGGCAGTGGATTGTTCCAATAACATTATGCCGTGGCTCATATGATGTGCACAAGAATTTTCTACTGCAAACAAAGTCTGAAACTCTTGATATGAAAGATCTCCCGAGTGACGGGAGCAAATTAGCATCTTCTTGGGTAAAACTTAATGTCAATCAGACTGGCTTCTATAGGGTTAAATATGATGAGGACCTTGCAGCTAAACTCCGATATGCAATAGAGAACAAATACTTATCTGCAACAGACagatttg gaATCCTGGATGATTCATTTGCCCTTTGTATGGCTTGCCAGCAGCCTTTGAATTCATTGCTTACCTTGATGGGTGCTTATAGTGGGGAACTTGAATATACTGTGCTGTCTAATTTAATCAAT ATAAGTTATAAAGTTGAAAGAATTGCAGCTGATGCAAACCCCGCGTTGCTGGAATGcgttaaacaattttttattacccTTTTCCTGCGTTCAGCAAT GAAGCTTGGTTGGGAGCCTAAGAAAGGTGAGAGCCATCTAGATGCAATGTTAAGAGGAGAGGTTTGGACTGCCCTTGCTGTGTTTGGATATGATCCGACACTAAAAGAAGCAAGTAGGCGTTTTCATGCATTCTTGGACGACAGAAATACACCACTCCTCCATCCTGACATAAGAAAG GCAGCATATGTGGCTGTAATGCGGAGAGTCAGCAGCTCAAACAGATTTGGTTTTGAATCTCTTTTGAGAGTTTACAGAGAGACTGATTTGAACCAGGAGAAAACACGCGTCCTAA GTTCATTAACATCTTCTCCAGATCCCAGCATAATTCTTGAAGCTCTCAACTTTTTGTTGTCTTCTGAG GTTCGTACTCAAGATGCTGTTCTTGGCCTGGCTGTTAGTAGGGAAGGACGTGAAACAGCTTGGGCATGGCTGAAG GATAACTGGGAGCATATTTCAAAAACCTGGAGTTCTGGATATCTAATTACTCACTTTGTCAACTCAATTGTCTCCCCG TTTGCTTCATTTGAGAAGGCCAACGAAATAGAGGAGTTTTTTGCAAATCGTGCTGAGCCCAAGATTGCTAGAACCTTGAAGCAGAGCATTGAGCAAGTTCACATAAATGCAAATTGGGTTCAGAGTGTTCAGAATGAATAA
- the LOC115969186 gene encoding aminopeptidase M1-like isoform X3 yields MMEQLKGQPRLPKFAVPKRYDIWLKPNLSTCKFAGSVAIELNIVADTSFIVLNVAELSIDTASLSFTHHPATTNSSNSNQVLKPLYVDVVEEDEILVLDFADTLPIGLGLLTITFKGTLNDKTKGFYTSTYEHNGEKKNMAVTQFEPADARRCFPCWDEPACKAMFKITLDVPSQLVALSNMPVIEEKVDGDLKTVSYQESPIMSTYLVAIVIGLFDYVEHLTSDGIKVRVYCQVGKVNQGNFALDVAVRTLELYKEYFAVPYFLPKLDMVAIPDFAFGAMENYGLVTFCETNLIYDNQHSAAANKQRVSYLAANHLFPEWEVWTQFLNDYTEGLRLDGLAESHPIEVEINHAREIDEIFFDTMSDKKCASVIQMLQSYLGAECFQRSLASYIKKFACSNAKAEDLWAALEEGSGEPVNQLMNSWTKQKGYPIVSVKVKDRKLVFEQSQFLASGSIGDGQWIVPITLCRGSYDVHKNFLLQTKSETLDMKDLPSDGSKLASSWVKLNVNQTGFYRVKYDEDLAAKLRYAIENKYLSATDRFGILDDSFALCMACQQPLNSLLTLMGAYSGELEYTVLSNLINISYKVERIAADANPALLECVKQFFITLFLRSAMKLGWEPKKGESHLDAMLRGEVWTALAVFGYDPTLKEASRRFHAFLDDRNTPLLHPDIRKAAYVAVMRRVSSSNRFGFESLLRVYRETDLNQEKTRVLSSLTSSPDPSIILEALNFLLSSEVRTQDAVLGLAVSREGRETAWAWLKDNWEHISKTWSSGYLITHFVNSIVSPFASFEKANEIEEFFANRAEPKIARTLKQSIEQVHINANWVQSVQNE; encoded by the exons ATGATGGAGCAATTAAAAGGGCAACCTCGGCTTCCAAAATTTGCTGTCCCAAAACGCTATGACATATGGCTAAAACCAAACCTGAGCACATGCAAGTTTGCTGGGTCCGTGGCTATCGAGCTCAACATCGTGGCGGATACTAGCTTCATCGTCCTCAATGTGGCTGAACTCTCCATTGATACCGCCTCTTTATCTTTCACTCATCACCCAGCTACTACAAACTCTTCTAATTCTAACCAG GTGTTGAAGCctttatatgttgatgtggTTGAGGAGGATGAGATTTTGGTTTTGGACTTTGCTGACACACTTCCCATTGGGCTCGGACTTCTCACCATCACTTTTAAAGGAACTTTGAACGACAAAACGAAGGGCTTCTATACAAG TACATATGAGCACAATGGTGAGAAGAAGAATATGGCAGTTACACAGTTTGAACCAGCTGATGCTAGGCGATGCTTTCCATGTTGGGATGAACCTGCTTGCAAG GCGATGTTCAAAATTACATTGGATGTGCCATCACAATTAGTAGCTCTTTCCAACATGCCAGTTATTGAAGAAAAAGTGGATGGGGATCTGAAGACAGTTTCATATCAAGAATCACCCATCATGTCTACATATTTGGTGGCAATTGTAATTGGTTTGTTTGATTATGTCGAACATCTTACATCTGATG GAATTAAAGTTCGAGTATACTGTCAGGTTGGTAAAGTAAATCAAGGGAATTTCGCATTGGATGTTGCTGTTAGGACACTTGAATTGTACAAAGA ATACTTTGCTGTGCCTTACTTTCTTCCCAAATTGGATATGGTTGCGATTCCTGATTTTGCTTTTGGGGCCATGGAAAATTATGGTTTGGTTACATTCTGTGAAACAAATTTGATCTATGACAATCAGCATTCTGCAGCTGCTAATAAGCAGAGG GTCAGTTATTTAGCAGCTAATCACTTGTTCCCAGAATGGGAAGTGTGGACTCAGTTTCTTAATGACTACACAGAAGGACTTAGGCTGGATGGGCTTGCAGAGTCCCATCCCATTGAG GTGGAGATAAATCATGCTAGAGAGATTGATGAAATCTTTTTTGACACAATGAGTGACAAAAAATGTGCATCTGTTATCCAGATGCTGCAAAGCTATCTTGGTGCCGAATGCTTCCAG AGGTCACTTgcttcatatataaaaaaatttgcttgCTCAAATGCAAAAGCAGAAGATTTATGGGCTGCGCTTGAGGAGGGATCCGGTGAGCCTGTGAACCAACTAATGAATTCATGGACAAAGCAAAAGGGGTACCCAATTGTCTCTGTCAAGGTCAAAGATCGGAAATTGGTGTTTGAGCAG TCACAATTTTTGGCAAGTGGTTCTATTGGGGATGGGCAGTGGATTGTTCCAATAACATTATGCCGTGGCTCATATGATGTGCACAAGAATTTTCTACTGCAAACAAAGTCTGAAACTCTTGATATGAAAGATCTCCCGAGTGACGGGAGCAAATTAGCATCTTCTTGGGTAAAACTTAATGTCAATCAGACTGGCTTCTATAGGGTTAAATATGATGAGGACCTTGCAGCTAAACTCCGATATGCAATAGAGAACAAATACTTATCTGCAACAGACagatttg gaATCCTGGATGATTCATTTGCCCTTTGTATGGCTTGCCAGCAGCCTTTGAATTCATTGCTTACCTTGATGGGTGCTTATAGTGGGGAACTTGAATATACTGTGCTGTCTAATTTAATCAAT ATAAGTTATAAAGTTGAAAGAATTGCAGCTGATGCAAACCCCGCGTTGCTGGAATGcgttaaacaattttttattacccTTTTCCTGCGTTCAGCAAT GAAGCTTGGTTGGGAGCCTAAGAAAGGTGAGAGCCATCTAGATGCAATGTTAAGAGGAGAGGTTTGGACTGCCCTTGCTGTGTTTGGATATGATCCGACACTAAAAGAAGCAAGTAGGCGTTTTCATGCATTCTTGGACGACAGAAATACACCACTCCTCCATCCTGACATAAGAAAG GCAGCATATGTGGCTGTAATGCGGAGAGTCAGCAGCTCAAACAGATTTGGTTTTGAATCTCTTTTGAGAGTTTACAGAGAGACTGATTTGAACCAGGAGAAAACACGCGTCCTAA GTTCATTAACATCTTCTCCAGATCCCAGCATAATTCTTGAAGCTCTCAACTTTTTGTTGTCTTCTGAG GTTCGTACTCAAGATGCTGTTCTTGGCCTGGCTGTTAGTAGGGAAGGACGTGAAACAGCTTGGGCATGGCTGAAG GATAACTGGGAGCATATTTCAAAAACCTGGAGTTCTGGATATCTAATTACTCACTTTGTCAACTCAATTGTCTCCCCG TTTGCTTCATTTGAGAAGGCCAACGAAATAGAGGAGTTTTTTGCAAATCGTGCTGAGCCCAAGATTGCTAGAACCTTGAAGCAGAGCATTGAGCAAGTTCACATAAATGCAAATTGGGTTCAGAGTGTTCAGAATGAATAA
- the LOC115969186 gene encoding aminopeptidase M1-like isoform X1: protein MMEQLKGQPRLPKFAVPKRYDIWLKPNLSTCKFAGSVAIELNIVADTSFIVLNVAELSIDTASLSFTHHPATTNSSNSNQVLKPLYVDVVEEDEILVLDFADTLPIGLGLLTITFKGTLNDKTKGFYTSTYEHNGEKKNMAVTQFEPADARRCFPCWDEPACKAMFKITLDVPSQLVALSNMPVIEEKVDGDLKTVSYQESPIMSTYLVAIVIGLFDYVEHLTSDGKKIHYVHCFLCIMILVLDSVILHHFTGIKVRVYCQVGKVNQGNFALDVAVRTLELYKEYFAVPYFLPKLDMVAIPDFAFGAMENYGLVTFCETNLIYDNQHSAAANKQRVVIAVAHELAHQWFGNLVTMEWWTHLWLNKGFATWVSYLAANHLFPEWEVWTQFLNDYTEGLRLDGLAESHPIEVEINHAREIDEIFFDTMSDKKCASVIQMLQSYLGAECFQRSLASYIKKFACSNAKAEDLWAALEEGSGEPVNQLMNSWTKQKGYPIVSVKVKDRKLVFEQSQFLASGSIGDGQWIVPITLCRGSYDVHKNFLLQTKSETLDMKDLPSDGSKLASSWVKLNVNQTGFYRVKYDEDLAAKLRYAIENKYLSATDRFGILDDSFALCMACQQPLNSLLTLMGAYSGELEYTVLSNLINISYKVERIAADANPALLECVKQFFITLFLRSAMKLGWEPKKGESHLDAMLRGEVWTALAVFGYDPTLKEASRRFHAFLDDRNTPLLHPDIRKAAYVAVMRRVSSSNRFGFESLLRVYRETDLNQEKTRVLSSLTSSPDPSIILEALNFLLSSEVRTQDAVLGLAVSREGRETAWAWLKDNWEHISKTWSSGYLITHFVNSIVSPFASFEKANEIEEFFANRAEPKIARTLKQSIEQVHINANWVQSVQNE from the exons ATGATGGAGCAATTAAAAGGGCAACCTCGGCTTCCAAAATTTGCTGTCCCAAAACGCTATGACATATGGCTAAAACCAAACCTGAGCACATGCAAGTTTGCTGGGTCCGTGGCTATCGAGCTCAACATCGTGGCGGATACTAGCTTCATCGTCCTCAATGTGGCTGAACTCTCCATTGATACCGCCTCTTTATCTTTCACTCATCACCCAGCTACTACAAACTCTTCTAATTCTAACCAG GTGTTGAAGCctttatatgttgatgtggTTGAGGAGGATGAGATTTTGGTTTTGGACTTTGCTGACACACTTCCCATTGGGCTCGGACTTCTCACCATCACTTTTAAAGGAACTTTGAACGACAAAACGAAGGGCTTCTATACAAG TACATATGAGCACAATGGTGAGAAGAAGAATATGGCAGTTACACAGTTTGAACCAGCTGATGCTAGGCGATGCTTTCCATGTTGGGATGAACCTGCTTGCAAG GCGATGTTCAAAATTACATTGGATGTGCCATCACAATTAGTAGCTCTTTCCAACATGCCAGTTATTGAAGAAAAAGTGGATGGGGATCTGAAGACAGTTTCATATCAAGAATCACCCATCATGTCTACATATTTGGTGGCAATTGTAATTGGTTTGTTTGATTATGTCGAACATCTTACATCTGATGGTAAAAAAATACACTATGTTCATTGTTTCTTGTGTATTATGATCCTTGTTCTTGATAGTGTAATCTTACATCACTTTACAGGAATTAAAGTTCGAGTATACTGTCAGGTTGGTAAAGTAAATCAAGGGAATTTCGCATTGGATGTTGCTGTTAGGACACTTGAATTGTACAAAGA ATACTTTGCTGTGCCTTACTTTCTTCCCAAATTGGATATGGTTGCGATTCCTGATTTTGCTTTTGGGGCCATGGAAAATTATGGTTTGGTTACATTCTGTGAAACAAATTTGATCTATGACAATCAGCATTCTGCAGCTGCTAATAAGCAGAGG gttgTGATTGCCGTAGCCCACGAACTAGCACATCAGTGGTTTGGCAATCTTGTAACGATGGAATGGTGGACTCATTTGTGGCTGAATAAGGGGTTCGCAACATGG GTCAGTTATTTAGCAGCTAATCACTTGTTCCCAGAATGGGAAGTGTGGACTCAGTTTCTTAATGACTACACAGAAGGACTTAGGCTGGATGGGCTTGCAGAGTCCCATCCCATTGAG GTGGAGATAAATCATGCTAGAGAGATTGATGAAATCTTTTTTGACACAATGAGTGACAAAAAATGTGCATCTGTTATCCAGATGCTGCAAAGCTATCTTGGTGCCGAATGCTTCCAG AGGTCACTTgcttcatatataaaaaaatttgcttgCTCAAATGCAAAAGCAGAAGATTTATGGGCTGCGCTTGAGGAGGGATCCGGTGAGCCTGTGAACCAACTAATGAATTCATGGACAAAGCAAAAGGGGTACCCAATTGTCTCTGTCAAGGTCAAAGATCGGAAATTGGTGTTTGAGCAG TCACAATTTTTGGCAAGTGGTTCTATTGGGGATGGGCAGTGGATTGTTCCAATAACATTATGCCGTGGCTCATATGATGTGCACAAGAATTTTCTACTGCAAACAAAGTCTGAAACTCTTGATATGAAAGATCTCCCGAGTGACGGGAGCAAATTAGCATCTTCTTGGGTAAAACTTAATGTCAATCAGACTGGCTTCTATAGGGTTAAATATGATGAGGACCTTGCAGCTAAACTCCGATATGCAATAGAGAACAAATACTTATCTGCAACAGACagatttg gaATCCTGGATGATTCATTTGCCCTTTGTATGGCTTGCCAGCAGCCTTTGAATTCATTGCTTACCTTGATGGGTGCTTATAGTGGGGAACTTGAATATACTGTGCTGTCTAATTTAATCAAT ATAAGTTATAAAGTTGAAAGAATTGCAGCTGATGCAAACCCCGCGTTGCTGGAATGcgttaaacaattttttattacccTTTTCCTGCGTTCAGCAAT GAAGCTTGGTTGGGAGCCTAAGAAAGGTGAGAGCCATCTAGATGCAATGTTAAGAGGAGAGGTTTGGACTGCCCTTGCTGTGTTTGGATATGATCCGACACTAAAAGAAGCAAGTAGGCGTTTTCATGCATTCTTGGACGACAGAAATACACCACTCCTCCATCCTGACATAAGAAAG GCAGCATATGTGGCTGTAATGCGGAGAGTCAGCAGCTCAAACAGATTTGGTTTTGAATCTCTTTTGAGAGTTTACAGAGAGACTGATTTGAACCAGGAGAAAACACGCGTCCTAA GTTCATTAACATCTTCTCCAGATCCCAGCATAATTCTTGAAGCTCTCAACTTTTTGTTGTCTTCTGAG GTTCGTACTCAAGATGCTGTTCTTGGCCTGGCTGTTAGTAGGGAAGGACGTGAAACAGCTTGGGCATGGCTGAAG GATAACTGGGAGCATATTTCAAAAACCTGGAGTTCTGGATATCTAATTACTCACTTTGTCAACTCAATTGTCTCCCCG TTTGCTTCATTTGAGAAGGCCAACGAAATAGAGGAGTTTTTTGCAAATCGTGCTGAGCCCAAGATTGCTAGAACCTTGAAGCAGAGCATTGAGCAAGTTCACATAAATGCAAATTGGGTTCAGAGTGTTCAGAATGAATAA